In one window of Candidatus Hepatobacter penaei DNA:
- the rplO gene encoding 50S ribosomal protein L15: MKLNAIKDYVEARRPRKRVGRGVGSGKGKTCGRGYKGQKSRTGVSIKGFEGGQMPIHMRLPKRGFNPLKKRRFQELSLSRLQALLDQGVLSAKETVTEALLVEKGIFKKAFHGVRVIGKADLTHPVKLSVSGVSSSVRDAVTKCGGEVS, encoded by the coding sequence ATGAAGCTTAATGCTATCAAAGATTATGTTGAAGCGCGGAGACCAAGGAAGCGCGTGGGGCGCGGCGTTGGTTCGGGCAAAGGTAAGACGTGCGGCCGTGGTTATAAAGGCCAAAAGTCGCGAACCGGGGTGTCTATCAAGGGGTTTGAAGGTGGGCAGATGCCCATTCATATGCGGTTGCCCAAGCGTGGGTTTAACCCGCTCAAGAAAAGGCGTTTTCAAGAGCTTTCTTTATCACGATTACAGGCTCTCCTAGATCAAGGGGTTCTCTCTGCCAAGGAAACGGTGACCGAGGCGCTGTTGGTGGAGAAGGGCATTTTCAAAAAAGCATTTCATGGGGTGCGTGTGATTGGCAAAGCCGATCTGACACATCCTGTGAAGCTATCTGTTTCGGGTGTTTCGTCGTCTGTGCGGGATGCTGTGACAAAGTGTGGTGGTGAGGTATCTTAA
- the secY gene encoding preprotein translocase subunit SecY, which translates to MMNERAIQSAFNWQTFSRAEVLKKRILFTLGVLIVYRLCTYIPLPGVNPQVMLEITRRNASGFLGMLDMLSGGALGRATIMALNVMPYITASIIVQLLTAMIPHFEALRKEGETGRKKLNQYTRYLTVGLATAQAYTTSVMLEGLTGASGSLVFDPGWFFRFGTVITLVGGTFFVVWLGEQITARGIGNGLSMIIYAGIVANLPQSAIRTLELGRTGAVHISVILAVLALLVAVIALIVFVERGYRRVTVQYPKRQVGRMMSQGEVSYLPIKINSSGVLPPIFATSVLMFPSLIASASFFSTSSVASTFLQYFGRGQVLFILLYVALIVFFAFFYTSIVFNPEETAENLRKSHGFIPGYKPGKMTVDYFDYLLTRLTVIGALYLSFVCVLPEILMSQVTLSFFFSGTSLLILVSVTMDTVAQVQTHLISYQYEGLLKNRYPGGK; encoded by the coding sequence ATGATGAATGAGCGCGCCATTCAGTCAGCTTTTAATTGGCAAACGTTTTCAAGAGCCGAGGTTCTTAAAAAGCGCATTCTTTTTACCCTGGGCGTTCTTATTGTTTATCGTTTGTGCACCTACATTCCCTTGCCGGGTGTGAACCCGCAGGTGATGTTGGAGATCACGCGCCGTAATGCGAGTGGTTTTTTGGGCATGCTCGATATGCTCTCTGGTGGCGCTTTGGGGCGTGCGACGATCATGGCCCTTAACGTCATGCCTTATATCACGGCCAGCATTATTGTTCAGCTGTTAACTGCCATGATTCCTCACTTTGAGGCGTTGCGCAAAGAGGGGGAGACGGGGCGCAAAAAGCTCAACCAATACACGCGTTATCTCACTGTGGGGTTGGCCACGGCTCAGGCCTACACAACATCGGTGATGCTCGAAGGGTTGACAGGGGCCTCTGGGTCGCTTGTGTTTGACCCGGGGTGGTTTTTTCGCTTTGGTACGGTGATTACCTTGGTAGGGGGGACCTTTTTTGTCGTGTGGTTGGGTGAGCAAATTACGGCGCGCGGCATTGGCAACGGCTTGTCAATGATCATTTACGCAGGGATTGTGGCCAATTTGCCTCAATCAGCGATCCGTACCCTTGAATTGGGGCGCACAGGAGCCGTGCATATAAGTGTAATTTTAGCTGTGTTGGCGCTGTTGGTGGCGGTGATTGCTTTGATTGTCTTTGTGGAGCGTGGGTATCGTCGTGTGACGGTTCAATATCCCAAGCGTCAGGTGGGGCGTATGATGAGCCAGGGTGAGGTGAGCTACCTTCCTATTAAGATCAATAGCTCGGGGGTGTTGCCTCCCATTTTTGCCACCTCTGTGCTGATGTTTCCTTCGCTCATTGCCAGCGCCTCCTTTTTCAGCACCTCTTCTGTGGCGAGCACATTTTTACAGTATTTTGGGCGCGGGCAGGTGTTGTTTATCTTGCTATACGTGGCCTTGATTGTGTTTTTTGCCTTCTTCTATACAAGCATTGTGTTTAACCCTGAAGAAACGGCTGAGAATTTGCGTAAAAGTCATGGGTTTATTCCTGGATACAAGCCTGGAAAGATGACGGTGGATTACTTTGACTATTTGTTGACGCGTTTGACGGTGATTGGTGCGCTTTACCTGTCGTTTGTGTGTGTGTTGCCAGAGATCCTGATGTCCCAAGTGACTCTCTCCTTCTTTTTTAGTGGTACAAGTTTATTGATTTTGGTCAGCGTAACGATGGATACGGTAGCCCAGGTGCAGACGCATCTTATTTCCTATCAGTATGAAGGTTTGTTGAAAAATCGTTATCCTGGGGGAAAGTAA
- a CDS encoding adenylate kinase family protein has translation MRIVLLGLPGSGKGTQARILAEKLSLPLVGTGDLLRREIENQTPLGQQLKPIMDRGDFPPDALVMDVFMENVKALPGFVVEGIPRSRVQVDLLDKAFAEHDMALDFLFYLDLPQEVALNRLLSRYMCLSCGATYGPKDGKKRVCDFCGGTQFGQRRDDVEDVIVKRLKAQHLRDQDILKAYEDQPFFHRISAQAPADEVSQKIVDCLKNSPCGGF, from the coding sequence ATGCGTATTGTTTTATTGGGGCTGCCGGGATCAGGAAAGGGGACGCAGGCACGCATATTGGCGGAAAAGCTCTCCCTTCCTTTGGTAGGCACGGGTGACCTGTTGCGGCGTGAGATTGAAAACCAAACGCCTTTGGGACAGCAACTCAAACCCATCATGGACCGGGGTGACTTTCCTCCTGATGCGCTTGTGATGGATGTATTTATGGAAAATGTCAAAGCCTTGCCCGGTTTTGTGGTGGAAGGCATCCCTCGGAGCCGTGTGCAGGTGGATTTGCTTGACAAAGCCTTTGCTGAGCATGACATGGCGTTGGATTTCTTATTTTACTTGGACCTTCCTCAAGAGGTGGCGCTGAATCGTCTTTTGAGTCGTTACATGTGCTTGTCTTGTGGCGCTACGTATGGTCCTAAAGATGGCAAAAAACGTGTGTGTGATTTTTGTGGTGGCACACAGTTTGGCCAGAGACGCGATGATGTGGAAGATGTGATTGTCAAGCGGTTAAAGGCACAACATCTGCGCGATCAAGACATTTTAAAAGCATATGAAGATCAGCCCTTTTTTCATCGCATTTCGGCGCAGGCGCCTGCAGATGAGGTGAGTCAAAAGATTGTGGATTGTCTAAAAAACTCGCCATGTGGGGGGTTTTAA
- the rpsM gene encoding 30S ribosomal protein S13, producing the protein MVRIAGVNVPTQKRVEIALRYIYGIGPSSARSICEALSIPEACRISELKDTDVLKIREHIDAHYKIEGDLLREVRQNIKQKTELGCYSGLRHRRNLPVRGQRTHTNARTRRGKARPIAGKK; encoded by the coding sequence GTGGTACGTATAGCGGGCGTTAACGTTCCAACGCAAAAGAGGGTCGAAATTGCGTTGCGATATATTTATGGGATAGGTCCGTCGTCAGCGCGCTCTATCTGTGAGGCCTTATCCATTCCGGAAGCGTGCCGTATTTCTGAGCTCAAAGACACCGATGTGTTGAAGATTCGTGAGCATATTGATGCACACTATAAAATTGAGGGTGATCTGTTGCGTGAGGTGCGTCAAAACATCAAACAAAAAACAGAGTTAGGTTGTTATTCAGGTCTACGTCACCGTAGAAATCTCCCGGTTCGGGGTCAGCGCACGCACACCAATGCACGCACCCGTAGAGGGAAGGCACGTCCTATTGCGGGCAAAAAATAA
- the rpsK gene encoding 30S ribosomal protein S11 has product MAYQRSSKGKEKKRNITCGVVHIYSTFNNTLVTLTDVQGNVLCWSSSGGAGFKGARKSTPYAAQLASEAITQKGKNFGLKSVEVYIKGPGSGRESALRALKGGFNVTSIRDVTPMPHNGCRLPKKRRG; this is encoded by the coding sequence ATGGCGTATCAACGTTCGTCAAAGGGCAAGGAAAAGAAGCGTAACATTACTTGTGGGGTGGTGCATATTTATTCCACATTTAACAACACGCTTGTCACATTGACTGATGTGCAAGGCAATGTCCTTTGCTGGTCTTCCTCGGGTGGAGCCGGTTTTAAGGGGGCCCGTAAGTCAACGCCTTATGCTGCGCAACTTGCCTCTGAAGCGATTACTCAAAAGGGTAAAAATTTTGGCCTCAAAAGCGTAGAGGTGTATATCAAAGGCCCAGGGTCGGGGCGTGAATCTGCGTTACGTGCGCTTAAGGGTGGATTTAATGTGACGTCCATTCGTGATGTAACGCCGATGCCTCACAATGGGTGTCGACTTCCTAAAAAGCGTCGCGGATAA